The nucleotide sequence TCATCAGGAGCGGCAGGAGGAGACATACATCCAGAAACGGTACCATGACGCCACGGAGTCATATAAACGGCTTAAACTGGAAGTGTCGCACCGGATGAACAAGGCCCGTCAGGCCGACAGAAAACGATCGAAACATGCTCTGAGCGCACGGGACAGCGATGCCCGAAACAAGAAAAACATGGCCCGTCTGTCCGGAAAGGATGCCACCGCGGGCAAACTGCTCAACCAGATTAAAACCCGCGCCGAAAGAGCGCAGAAAATCCGAAAAGATATCACCGTAAAAAAAACCTTTCGTCTCGGTATCGGGCTCGAAACTTCCACCTCTGCACGGGATGTGCTGTTCAGGCTTCCGAAAGGTTCGATTCCGCTGGGGGGAAGCAGGCGCCTGTTTTACCCCGACCTCGTCATGCTTCCCGATGAGCGCATAGCGCTGACAGGTTCGAACGGTCTCGGTAAGAGCACGCTCGTGCGGTATATTATGGGCATCCTGAATATCCCCGGAGAGCGTGTTCTCTCTATCCCCCAGGAAATACCGGCCGGGGAATCGGAAAAGATCATACTTCGAGCCAGAAACCTCCCGGAAGACAGGCTCGGGCAGGTCATGACCGTCGTGAGCAGGCTGGGGTCACGGCCCGGGCGGCTCCTTGAAAGCACTGAACCGAGTCCTGGCGAGCTCCGCAAGCTTCTGCTCGGCATGGGGATTGCCGATGCCCCGGAACTCATAATCATGGACGAACCGACCAATCATATGGATATCCCCTCGATTCTCTGTATCGAGGAAGCCCTCGATTCTTGCCGGTGCGGCCTTCTTCTGGTCAGCCATGACAGACGGTTTCTCGGGAGGCTGACACGGACATGCTGGCATATCTCCATGATTCCCGGAGGCGCGGAGGTGCGGATTACCGATTTATAGACGGTAAAGAGTACATCTGAAAAGGTGACGAACAGGATTTATTGCTCCGGTGGTTAATCCGGTCTGTTCACAAATATGGATGGAACACCGATTTTCGCGGATTTGAGTTCCATATAGTACCGATGTAATATTGTAGGGGTAATTCATGAATTACCCTGCTTTATGGTTAAGTGTATTCATGCATAATACGTGATAATTACCTGTTTAACAATATGTTACATGATTTTAATGCTATTGTGCCGGACACTATTGAACCTTAGACATATGGGCTCCTCTAATAATACCTTATAGGGGAGCGAATTATAAAAAAGTTACGTTTTTTCTCAAAGCTCCCTTCCGTCACTTCGTGACACCTTCCCCCGTTCCGAGGGCAGGTAACTACCGGAGTTGCAACGACTTCCCTTGCCCCCTTCAGGGGGACACGAAGCGAAGCGCAGAGCCGCGAAGCGAAAGGGATTGAGGGTTAGGGGGCTGTTGTATAAACCAGAATGATTTTTAAAATTTTACAAGATAAATAGAGATACCCATATATATAAACAAATCCGCCTAAATCTGCCCGATCCGCGTAAATCCGCGTTCTATTATCACGTATGTGTCATGTATGAATGGATCGGATTATTGCTCCGGTGGTTAAACAGTGACATTTACAGACGTCATGACGAAATAATTGTTCGTGTTTTTTTATTGTAGGGGCAACCCCCCGTGGTTGCCAACTGTGAAAAAATCCGCGTAAATCCGCCCGATCCGCGTAAATCCGCGTTCTATTATCATGTATGTGTCATGTATGAATGGATCGGATTAACAGGATTTTCCGGCGCCACAAAAAAATAAACCTGCCCTTTATCAGAGAGCAGGTTTATTTCCATATCGGTTAATGCCGTGGTCAACGATGTAAACGGCAATTAATCCCTTAAATAGAGCGATCCCACCTTCTTTCGAACCTTGCGGATTGTCCTCATGGCATGGCTGCGGGCTTTTTCGGCGCCCTCACGGAGAATTTTACCGACTTCTGCCTGATTCTTCACAAGTTCTTCACGTCGTTCACGGTAGGGTGTGAAGTGATTCCAGATAAGCTCCACGAGCTCTTTTTTAACTTCGCCATATCCTATACCGCCCTTTCGATAGCGATCGGCGGTATCTTTCACCGCTTCAGGCGGGGCAAAAAGCCTGTAAAGCGCAAAAACGTTGCATG is from bacterium and encodes:
- a CDS encoding ATP-binding cassette domain-containing protein; protein product: HQERQEETYIQKRYHDATESYKRLKLEVSHRMNKARQADRKRSKHALSARDSDARNKKNMARLSGKDATAGKLLNQIKTRAERAQKIRKDITVKKTFRLGIGLETSTSARDVLFRLPKGSIPLGGSRRLFYPDLVMLPDERIALTGSNGLGKSTLVRYIMGILNIPGERVLSIPQEIPAGESEKIILRARNLPEDRLGQVMTVVSRLGSRPGRLLESTEPSPGELRKLLLGMGIADAPELIIMDEPTNHMDIPSILCIEEALDSCRCGLLLVSHDRRFLGRLTRTCWHISMIPGGAEVRITDL